The following DNA comes from Erigeron canadensis isolate Cc75 chromosome 3, C_canadensis_v1, whole genome shotgun sequence.
TTTCCAAATACATTTCATATACTGGTAAGAATAATACgtgaaatgttatatatataactcaaatACGTATTTGTAATCATATGCTAATAACAAGTCATACTACTTTTGTTTAATTGTAAAGGTAATTATAACAAGAACCCTGCCACAATGAGTGGGCGTATTTCAGCATATGCTGAGACGAATGAGTCAGATACAAAGAATGGAACATCACACCCCCAATCTGATGAACTGCCTTATGTTCACAAGGTCGGGAAGCCTCCAAAGCAAGATTTGTTAAAAGAGATTAAAACCGCCCTCAAAGAAACGTTTCTTTCAGACGACCCCTTGAAACCATTCAAGGACCAGCCCAAGAAGAGAAAGCTTGTTCTTGGCTTACAGACCCTATTCCCAATATTGAGTTGGGGACAAGAATATAGTCTTTCCAAGTTTAAAGGCGATCTCATTGCTGGATGTACCATTGCAAGTCTTTGTATTCCACAGGTAACAAGAGTTTTAGTAGAACTCAAAATGACATAAAATTATACGTCAAAGATGGTATGTAGTTACTCTTGTTATGTTTTTTCAGGATATTGGATATGCGAAACTAGCAAACCTGGATCCACAATATGGGTTATGTAAGTTACTGCATTCTACTGATTTAAAAGTGTTCCGTCAAAAACTTGGTCCGCTCTAAGCTAACCTTTTGTCATGTATACACTGCAGACTCTAGCTTCATTCCACCTCTTATTTATGCGTTCATGGGTAGCTCAAGAGATATTGCCATTGGACCGGTGGCAGTGGTCTCTCTTTTGCTTGGAACTATGCTCCAAGATGAGTTGGATCCTGTTAAACAAAAACATGAATATCAACGTCTTGCTTTCACTGCAACATTCTTTGCTGGAGTCACTCAAGCTTCACTTGGGTTTTTCAGGTATGCGATTCACTAGATTCgtcaaaatgggtgggtcggaATGGTTGGGTAACTTGTCAAAATAGGTATTTGACCTGCCAACATATCTTTATTGCTTATTCCTTGGATGGTACCAGTGATTGATGTATAAGATATGATTTAAGAAATTATATCAATGGTTTATGACTTTTATGAGTGGAGATCTAAGAGACTGTAAGCAATTATATGCCACTCTAGTCACTTTCAAACCCTTTCCTTGTAACATTTTAGATATTAAATACAACCCaaataaatcatttataaataaataggtCAAACGTGTCGCATCTAGTATTCACATTGCAATATAAGCTTAATGATTAAAACATTGTGTCATTCTGGGCCAAATATTTTTGGTTGTTTCTGTTACAGATTGGGTTTTCTGATTGACTTTCTGTCGCATGCTGCTATTGTTGGGTTCATGGGGGGAGCTGCTGTGACTATTGCACTTCAGCAACTCAAAGGGATGTTTGGCATCAAGAAATTCACAAAAAAGACCGATATCGTTTCTGTCATGCGTTCTGTATTTAATTCAGCACATCATGGGGTTAGTCTATTGGCCTCTCATAACTCTCTTCAACTGTGGGTTAAGATTTGTTTCAGTTATACTgatatgattttttaaactgTTTTCAGTGGAACTATCAAACCTTACTGATAGGAATTTCTTTCTTGATATTCCTTTTGGTTGCTAAATACATTGTAAGACCATTCTTTCCCTTCTCCTTTTCTGACACAATTATTTTTGTCTTATATTCACCTTTCGTTTCCAATGTAACCAGGGCAAAAGGAACAAGAAGTTGTTTTGGGTGCCAGCTATAGCTCCATTGATCTCAGTTATCGTTGCGACATTCTGTGTTTTCATCACTCACGCAGAGCGAGATGGTGTCCAAATAGTATGTTTGATGCGTCTGCTGTTGTTGTAACATGTATCTGTATTTCAATACTAAAAAGTCTTGACAATTTTTTTCAGGTTCGCCATATTGAAAAAGGACTCAATCCATCGTCAGCGAATAAAATCTTTTTCAGCGGGCCCTTCCTTGCAAAAGGTTTCAAGATTGGAGTTGTTGCAGGGTTAATTGCACTGACGGTATTAACTTTTCTTTATGATGCATGTAATTGGAATACATTAAGGTCTGCATGATttatattgatataaacaaCAGGAAGCTGTAGCAATCGGAAGAACCTTTGCTGGAATGAAGGATTATCAGCTGGATGGAAATAAAGAAATGGTAGCACTAGGCTCCATGAACATCGTTGGTTCTTTAACTAGTTGCTATGTGGCCACAGGTATGATTAGTTAACATCCAATTAGAGGTTGACAAACGGCGGGTTGGGTAACGAGTCAACATCAGTTTGAGTCCCTTTTTTTTCATCTATTCTAAATAGTTGATGTAGATTAAATAAAACTATCTAGTATGGTAAAAATTTGATAAGTATAATGTTCAGCAAATTTTGACCTGGTTGGCCTAGATGATCCTTTATTCATCAAATAAAACCCGAATCAACTCGTATTCATATAAATTGGGTGGATTTCCAGTGATGAAAGTATCATTTTTTTCTTGCAGGGTCATTTTCTAGATCTGCAGTAAATTACATGGCAGGTTGTAATACTGCAGTGTCCAATATTGTAATGTCTATAATTGTGATGCTGACTCTTCTTGTCATCACTCCATTGTTCAAGTACACCCCGAATGCTATATTAGCCTCGATCATTATATCGGCAGTCCTAGGTCTCATTGACTTTGATGCGGTAGTCCTACTATGGAAGATTGATAAATTCGACTTTGTAGCTTGTATGGGAGCCTTTTTTGGTGTGATTTTTGTTTCAGTTGAGATAGGCCTTCTTATCGCGGTAAAGAACTTTATATACTTCAAATTTTAAAGGTTGTCTTTTGATTCAAAACAAGAAATGGTGAAGTAAGATTagatgttttttatttgttttataggtTGCTATATCTTTTGCCAAAATTCTTCTACAAGTAACAAGACCCCGGACCGCAGTACTAGGGAAGATCCCAATGACAAGTGTTTACAGGAATGTAGAGCAATATCCAGCTGCAACTAGAGTACCTGGTGTTCTAATAATCAGAGTTGATTCGGCTATCTATTTCTCCAATTCAAACTATATCAAAGATAGGTATGAGAATTTGTTTTCCGGCTTTATGTAATCTCATTAGGGGTGGCAATTTCAACGAAAATACTTGAATATGGTTCATGTTGTATCGTCTTTTCACTGCAATAAGTGAACGGGCTGGGCAAGGTAACCGGGTAAGAGACATTCAAAGTGTTATTCGATCATTTTGAACCACTTTTTCTTAAGAACAAAAAATATGCACACTCTTGTCCTTTATGGGACTTGCACCCGAACATTGTGATTGGTGGGCCATTTTACCGCTATGCCATAagtatatattacaaaaaatacTCACACCCTTCTCCAAAAAAGTATGTAGCTTTATATAGATTATACATTAGTTATATGTCAAACTAAAAAGTAATACTAAGACTGAAGGGAAAAGAATGTGTCCAGGCCTCCAGGGTCATGTTGACCAGTTTGCCTGTGTTGCAAGATTACATATTTTGACCCGTGACTCAACCCAAACTGCTTGGCTGCCCATTTAGGAGCTGCAATTCCATATATGCTACTTACATCATTTATGATTCTTATTATAGGATCTTAAGGTGGCTAACCAATGAGGAAGAAATGTTTAAAGATCAACCAAGAGTCGAATATCTGATAGTTGATATGTCACGTAAGGGACAGTTAGATTgtaatttgaattttatatgATGAATCATTTGTTCTAAAACATGCATCATTTACTTccgtttttatattttgtaatatgcAGCCGTTACTGATATTGATACCAGTGGAATTCATGCCTTGGAAGAACTACATAGTAGTCTCCAAAAGAGAGATGTTCAGGTACTTTATAATAACTAGCAGAAATCTCGTGTACTATTTATCGGCAATTAGTACTGCCTGTTCAACCATGACTGATCCTGACCTGTTTGCAACACAGCTTATTTTAACGAATCCAGGACAAACCGTGCTAGACAAGCTGCATGCATCCAATTTTGCAGATCATATCGGGGAAGACAAGATCTTCTTGACAGTTGCTGATGCTGTTCTAACATTTGCTCCAAAGATGCAACAAGCATAAAAACATGGcttctttttccctttttttttttttatcttctgcTTTATACATACACAGTTCGATGAATTGTTTTGGTGAGACTGAAGAAGGTTTACAATTTGTGAAACGGGGCAAGAGACGTAAAGAAACAGCTTGGAAAGGGAACAGAAGCTGTCGAGATCCATTTGAAGTTGCAAGAATTATAGTTGATCAGCCTCTTTTGACGTACCATATATTATGTCTAAATTATTTCTGGATGTGTAaatgtgtatttgtgtgtgtgatgtTTTAATTTGTCAACTAATGTGTAAAGGGATCGTAGTTGTGTTATAGGTTAAAAGGGCAAGAAAACTTCACTGTATTC
Coding sequences within:
- the LOC122592283 gene encoding sulfate transporter 1.3-like, with the translated sequence MKGNYNKNPATMSGRISAYAETNESDTKNGTSHPQSDELPYVHKVGKPPKQDLLKEIKTALKETFLSDDPLKPFKDQPKKRKLVLGLQTLFPILSWGQEYSLSKFKGDLIAGCTIASLCIPQDIGYAKLANLDPQYGLYSSFIPPLIYAFMGSSRDIAIGPVAVVSLLLGTMLQDELDPVKQKHEYQRLAFTATFFAGVTQASLGFFRLGFLIDFLSHAAIVGFMGGAAVTIALQQLKGMFGIKKFTKKTDIVSVMRSVFNSAHHGWNYQTLLIGISFLIFLLVAKYIGKRNKKLFWVPAIAPLISVIVATFCVFITHAERDGVQIVRHIEKGLNPSSANKIFFSGPFLAKGFKIGVVAGLIALTEAVAIGRTFAGMKDYQLDGNKEMVALGSMNIVGSLTSCYVATGSFSRSAVNYMAGCNTAVSNIVMSIIVMLTLLVITPLFKYTPNAILASIIISAVLGLIDFDAVVLLWKIDKFDFVACMGAFFGVIFVSVEIGLLIAVAISFAKILLQVTRPRTAVLGKIPMTSVYRNVEQYPAATRVPGVLIIRVDSAIYFSNSNYIKDRILRWLTNEEEMFKDQPRVEYLIVDMSPVTDIDTSGIHALEELHSSLQKRDVQLILTNPGQTVLDKLHASNFADHIGEDKIFLTVADAVLTFAPKMQQA